The following is a genomic window from Pseudomonas lurida.
GGGCATGCGGCAAAGGTCGCCACATGCACGCGAGTGAACGGCAGATCCTGGCTGCCACCTTCCAGCGCCACGCGACAGGCTTCGAGAATGGCCGGCTGGAAGCGCTCCAGTTCTTCCAGGTAGCGACTGGCACGGAACATGAACATGCCACTGTTCCAGTAATAGTCGCCGCTGGCGACGTATTGCGCCGCCGTGGCAGCGTCCGGCTTCTCGACGAAGCGCTTGACCCGGTAACCGCCCTCGCCCTCCGTCGCGCCCTGCTCGATGTAGCCGTAGCCGGTGTGCGCGCAGGCAGGGGTGATACCGAAGGTCACCAGCTTGCCGGCCCTAGCCAGGGGCAACGCCACTTCCAGGCTGGCATGAAACGCCGAAATGTCTTCGATCAGGTGGTCCGCCGCCAGCACCAGCAGGATCGGGTCCTCGGACTCGGCAAGCGCCTTGCACGCCGCCAGCGCGATGGCCGGTGCCGTGTTGCGCCCCACCGGCTCCAGCAGGATGCTCGCCTGTTCCATGCCCAGCTGGCGCAATTGCTCAGCCACCAGGAAGCGGTGCTGTTCGTTGCAGATCAACTGCGGCACGGCCACGTTGGCGCCGGTAAGTCGCGTGATGGTTTGCTGCAGCATCGACAGGTGCGCGTCGGTCAGGCACAGGAACTGCTTGGGGTTCAGTTGCCGCGAGAGCGGCCACAGGCGCGACCCCGAACCGCCAGCCATGATCACGGGTATTAACATGAGGGCATCCTTGGGCGAGAAAGTCAGAAATAGGCACGGGTATTGGCATGCACCCGCTGGCAGAAACGCAGTTCATCCTGTGGCCACCATCGGTATTGCTGGTGTTGCTCCGTAGGGGGCAGCAGGGTTTCTGCGGGCGCCAGCTCCAGGCAATAACCGAGCACCACGTAATGGGTGTCTGGCCCGGCCCCGGCGTTGGCAAACACGCTGTCATCGTAAAAATGTTCGAACACCCCCAGCAGCCGCGCGCTGGCGCGCTCGAAGGTGCGCCCCAATTCGTCGTGGGTGATGCGCCGGAACGCGCTGTCAAGGCTTTCGTTTTTGTGGATACGCCCACCGGGCACGAACCAGAAACCATAGGCCGGCCGATTCACGCGCAGGCCGAGAAAAACATCGCCACGGCCGTTGCGTACGACCAGATCGATCGCCACCAGGGGCGCCGATGCCACGACCGTTTTGAAGGTCGGTAAATCAAGCCACATACGCGTCAAACCTGTACCAGAAAGCGTTGCAGAATGCGTTCCTTGTCGAGGAACTCCTTGGCGTAGTTCAACGCCACCTCATTGCGCGCTGGCAATGCCAGGACTTGCTCGATCCCGGCGTTCAGCGCCGCGACCGATTCCGGCTCGATCAACACCGCAATGCCTGGGTGTTCCGCGCACAGGCGGCCGAGACTGGTGTCGGGGTCGGCGGTGATAATCGCGTTGCCGCCCACCGCCAGGATGTTGGTGAGCTTGGAGGGCAACACCACATCCGCCACGCCGCGCTTCTGGATCACCAGGTGCGCATCGGCCGAGGCCAGCAGTGCCGGCAGATCCTCGTAGGCCTGTAAAGGCGCGAACAGCACATTGCGCAGACCGTCGCGCTGCACCCGCTCGACCAGGCGCGCCTTGCCGGCGCCCTGGCCGACGATCAGGAAGACCAGCGCCTCACGGTGCGCATGGGCTTGGGCGGCATCGAGGATCAACTCCAGGCCCTGCTTCTCGCCGATGTTGCCGGCGTACAACAACACCCTTGCCCCCCTCGGAACGCCAAGGCGCTCAAGCAACGCGCGGTTGCGCCGCACCTGGCGAAAACGCGCGGTTTCCGACCAGTTGGGAAAGAACAGCAGGCGCTGGCTGTCCACGCCTTTGCTACGGGCCTTGTCGAGCATGCCGCTGGAAATCGTCGAGACCCGATCAAAACGCCGCAGCAGCCAGCGCTCGACTCCAAACGCCACGCGCCGCAGCAACGAGCCGCCACCGATACCCAGGCCGAACATCGCATCCACTTCATAATCCTGGATGTGCAGCACCGACCGCGCACCGCTGAGCCTGGCCAGGAGCAACGCCTGGGGCGCGCAGAACAGCGTGGGCACCACCAGGATCACCAGGTCCGGTTTCCAGCGCAGTTGCCCCAGCACCGCCAGCAACGAGCTGGCGGAAAAGCTCATCAAGTGCAGCAGGCGCGTCAACGCCGTGGGCTGGCGCGGCACATAAAGCGGGCAGCGGATCACCGTGACGCCGGCGTCCTGCTCGGTACGAAAACGCCACGGCGAATAACCCTCACCCACCTGCCACTGTGGGTAATACGGTGGTGCCGTTACCACCCGCACCTCGTGTCCCTGCGCCGCCAGCCAGCGCGCCTGCTCACCGCTGTACTTGCCGATGCCGGTCAGTTCCGGGCTGTAATTGATCCCGTACAAAACGATCTTCATCACTGGCCCCGCGGCTGTTCGAGGGCGGCGAGGTAAGCGTTGTAGGCATCACGCAAGCCCTCCTCCAACGGCACGTAGGCTTCCCAGCCGAGGGCATTGATACGGCTCACATCCAGCAACTTGCGTGGCGCGCCGTCGGGCTTGCTGGCGTCAAAGCGCAAGCGGCCCTGGAAGCCGGTGACCCGCACCAGCGCCTGGGCCAGCTCGGCGATGGTGCAATCCACCCCGGTGCCGACGTTCAGGTGCGAACACATCGACTGGGTCTGCTCGCGATAGCGCACGGCGTCGAGTTCCATCACATGCACGCTGGCCGCCGCCATGTCATCCACGTGCAAAAACTCGCGCCGCGGCCGGCCGCTGCCCCAGATCACCACCTCGTCATCACCGCGCCGGGTTGCCTCGTGGAAGCGTCGCAACAGTGCGGCGATTACATGGCTGTTTTCCGGATGATAGTTATCGCCAGGCCCGTACAAGTTGGTCGGCATCACGCTGCGGTAATCGCGGCCGTGCTGGCGGTTGTAGCTCTCGCACAGCTTGATCCCGGCGATCTTGGCCACGGCGTAGGGCTCGTTGGTGGGCTCTAGCGCACCGTCGAGCAGCACCGCTTCGATCATCGGTTGTGGCGCATGCACCGGGTAGATGCAAGACGAGCCGAGGAACAACAGTTGCTGCACACCGTGGCTATGGGCGGCATGGATCACATTGGCTTGGATCATCAGGTTCTGGTAGATGAAATCCGCCGGGTACGTGGCGTTGGCGTGGATCCCGCCAACCTTGGCAGCCGCGAGGTACACCTGGTCCACTCGGTGCCAGGCGAAATACGCCTGCACCGCTGCCGGGTCGAGCAGGTCCAGCTCATCGCGGCCGGCGGTGAGGATCTGCGTATACCCCAGCGCCCACAACCGCCGCACAATGGCCGAACCAACCATGCCGCGATGGCCGGCGACATAGATCCGCGCATCAAGATCACGTGCCATGCTCAGTTCTCCACGGCAATCGGTGCGTAATGCCCGTGCAGGCGCAACAGGGCATGGCGCTGGGCAATCTTGAGGTCTTCGCGGACCATCTCGGCGCACATTGCCTGCGCGCTGATCTCCGGCACCCAGCCCAGTTTCTGCTTGGCCTTGGACGGGTCACCGAGCAGCGTCTCCACCTCTGCCGGGCGGAAGTAACGCGGGTCGACCCGCACAATCACATCCCCCACCAGGATGCCCGGCGCCAGGTCGCCATCGATCTGCTCGACCACCGCCAACTCATCCACGCCCTCACCCACAAAGCCCAGGCGCACCCCCAGCTCAGCGGCTGACCAGCGGATAAAGTCGCGCACCGAATACTGCACGCCCGTGGCAATCACAAAATCCTCGGGGCTTTCCTGTTGCAGCATCATCCACTGCATGCGGACGTAGTCCTTGGCATGCCCCCAGTCACGCAGGGCGTCCATGTTGCCCATGTACAGGCACTGCTCAAGGCCCAGGGCGATGTTGGTCAGCGCACGGGTGATCTTGCGCGTCACGAAGGTTTCACCACGCCGCGGCGACTCGTGGTTGAACAGGATGCCGTTGCACGCATACAGGCCGTAGGCCTCGCGGAAGTTCACGGTGATCCAGTAGGCGTACAGCTTGGCCACGGCATAGGGCGAGCGCGGGTAGAACGGTGTGGTTTCCTTTTGCGGGGTTTCCTGCACCAGCCCATATAACTCGGAGGTCGACGCCTGGTAGAAACGGGTCTTCTTTTCCAGGCCCAGCAGGCGGATAGCTTCGAGAATGCGCAAGGTGCCCAGGGCGTCCACATCCGCAGTGTATTCGGGTGAATCGAAACTCACTGCCACGTGGGACTGGGCGCCAAGGTTGTAGATTTCGTCGGGCTGGATCTGCTGGATGATGCGCGTCAGGTTCGACGAGTCCGCCAGGTCGCCATAATGCAGGATCAGGTTTTTATGCAGGGCCTGTGGG
Proteins encoded in this region:
- a CDS encoding mannose-1-phosphate guanylyltransferase/mannose-6-phosphate isomerase, which gives rise to MLIPVIMAGGSGSRLWPLSRQLNPKQFLCLTDAHLSMLQQTITRLTGANVAVPQLICNEQHRFLVAEQLRQLGMEQASILLEPVGRNTAPAIALAACKALAESEDPILLVLAADHLIEDISAFHASLEVALPLARAGKLVTFGITPACAHTGYGYIEQGATEGEGGYRVKRFVEKPDAATAAQYVASGDYYWNSGMFMFRASRYLEELERFQPAILEACRVALEGGSQDLPFTRVHVATFAACPDDSIDYAVMEKTDDAVMVPLHAGWSDIGSWSALWEASAKDANGNVLRGDGLLLDTRDTYVHADSRLVATVGVQDLIIVETKDAVLVAHKDQVQQVKGIVDQLKQAGRHEHLSHREVYRPWGMYDSVDNGQRYQVKRITVNPGAKLSVQMHHHRAEHWIVVSGTARVTNGEQTYLVSENQSTYIPIGQVHALENPGVIPLELIEVQSGSYLGEDDIVRFEDKYGRA
- a CDS encoding GDP-mannose mannosyl hydrolase, translated to MWLDLPTFKTVVASAPLVAIDLVVRNGRGDVFLGLRVNRPAYGFWFVPGGRIHKNESLDSAFRRITHDELGRTFERASARLLGVFEHFYDDSVFANAGAGPDTHYVVLGYCLELAPAETLLPPTEQHQQYRWWPQDELRFCQRVHANTRAYF
- a CDS encoding glycosyltransferase WbuB, producing the protein MKIVLYGINYSPELTGIGKYSGEQARWLAAQGHEVRVVTAPPYYPQWQVGEGYSPWRFRTEQDAGVTVIRCPLYVPRQPTALTRLLHLMSFSASSLLAVLGQLRWKPDLVILVVPTLFCAPQALLLARLSGARSVLHIQDYEVDAMFGLGIGGGSLLRRVAFGVERWLLRRFDRVSTISSGMLDKARSKGVDSQRLLFFPNWSETARFRQVRRNRALLERLGVPRGARVLLYAGNIGEKQGLELILDAAQAHAHREALVFLIVGQGAGKARLVERVQRDGLRNVLFAPLQAYEDLPALLASADAHLVIQKRGVADVVLPSKLTNILAVGGNAIITADPDTSLGRLCAEHPGIAVLIEPESVAALNAGIEQVLALPARNEVALNYAKEFLDKERILQRFLVQV
- the fcl gene encoding GDP-L-fucose synthase; translated protein: MARDLDARIYVAGHRGMVGSAIVRRLWALGYTQILTAGRDELDLLDPAAVQAYFAWHRVDQVYLAAAKVGGIHANATYPADFIYQNLMIQANVIHAAHSHGVQQLLFLGSSCIYPVHAPQPMIEAVLLDGALEPTNEPYAVAKIAGIKLCESYNRQHGRDYRSVMPTNLYGPGDNYHPENSHVIAALLRRFHEATRRGDDEVVIWGSGRPRREFLHVDDMAAASVHVMELDAVRYREQTQSMCSHLNVGTGVDCTIAELAQALVRVTGFQGRLRFDASKPDGAPRKLLDVSRINALGWEAYVPLEEGLRDAYNAYLAALEQPRGQ
- the gmd gene encoding GDP-mannose 4,6-dehydratase; its protein translation is MNKVALITGITGQDGSYLAELLLEKGYTVHGLKRRSSSFNTQRIDHIYQDPQALHKNLILHYGDLADSSNLTRIIQQIQPDEIYNLGAQSHVAVSFDSPEYTADVDALGTLRILEAIRLLGLEKKTRFYQASTSELYGLVQETPQKETTPFYPRSPYAVAKLYAYWITVNFREAYGLYACNGILFNHESPRRGETFVTRKITRALTNIALGLEQCLYMGNMDALRDWGHAKDYVRMQWMMLQQESPEDFVIATGVQYSVRDFIRWSAAELGVRLGFVGEGVDELAVVEQIDGDLAPGILVGDVIVRVDPRYFRPAEVETLLGDPSKAKQKLGWVPEISAQAMCAEMVREDLKIAQRHALLRLHGHYAPIAVEN